One window of Chloroflexus aggregans DSM 9485 genomic DNA carries:
- the hrcA gene encoding heat-inducible transcriptional repressor HrcA produces MSGPLTERRQTILKLVIQEFVDTATPVASETLVRKYRLPVSPATVRNDMAALEELGFLTHPHTSGGRIPTDTGYRFFVENLMERTSLSPAEQRMIRHQFYQVRGELDQWVQLACAVLARTAHNASVATAPRAEQLRFKSLELISIHETMALAVIVFHGGIVKQQTLPVEPWRTPEDLRRAAGLVSDLLADATLTRVEELATAATFNGIPLSDFERGLVDLVVRAMIAFEEQAQEQIYSDGLLEMLSQPEFSPASGRDDAERVIERMRRTLEILKSGRGLGPLIPQALASGGVQVIIGGEHGEDTMRDYSVILARYGVEGVIAGVLGVIGPTRMAYPRSISTVRYIASLMNNLLAELYNVQARPSEGESEYKDEQHA; encoded by the coding sequence ATGAGCGGACCTCTGACCGAACGCCGGCAGACGATACTCAAGCTGGTTATTCAGGAGTTTGTCGACACCGCCACGCCGGTTGCTTCCGAAACGTTGGTGCGCAAATACCGCCTCCCCGTTTCACCGGCAACGGTACGGAACGACATGGCTGCCCTTGAGGAGCTAGGCTTTCTTACTCATCCTCACACATCGGGGGGACGCATTCCAACCGATACCGGGTATCGCTTCTTTGTCGAAAACTTGATGGAGCGCACATCGCTGTCGCCCGCCGAGCAGCGCATGATCCGTCACCAGTTCTATCAGGTGCGCGGCGAACTCGATCAATGGGTACAGTTGGCTTGTGCCGTGCTTGCCCGCACGGCCCACAATGCGTCGGTTGCTACCGCGCCACGTGCTGAACAACTGCGCTTCAAAAGCCTTGAGTTGATCTCGATTCACGAGACGATGGCCCTGGCCGTGATCGTGTTCCACGGCGGTATCGTCAAACAGCAAACGCTCCCGGTGGAACCATGGCGCACGCCAGAAGATCTCCGTCGAGCAGCCGGTTTGGTGAGTGATCTGCTTGCCGATGCCACCCTTACCCGCGTCGAGGAGTTGGCTACAGCCGCGACGTTCAACGGTATCCCGCTCAGTGATTTTGAACGCGGCCTGGTCGATCTCGTCGTGCGGGCGATGATCGCGTTCGAGGAGCAGGCGCAAGAACAGATCTATTCCGATGGCTTGCTCGAAATGCTTAGCCAGCCGGAATTTTCGCCTGCGAGCGGGCGTGATGACGCCGAACGAGTGATCGAACGGATGCGCCGTACCCTTGAGATCCTGAAGAGCGGACGCGGTCTTGGTCCGCTCATCCCGCAAGCACTGGCTTCCGGCGGCGTACAGGTGATCATCGGTGGTGAGCACGGTGAAGATACAATGCGCGATTATAGCGTGATCTTGGCCCGCTATGGTGTCGAAGGTGTCATCGCCGGAGTACTCGGCGTGATCGGCCCGACCCGTATGGCCTATCCACGCTCAATCTCGACGGTGCGCTACATCGCGTCGTTGATGAATAATTTGCTGGCCGAACTCTACAATGTTCAAGCGCGTCCCTCGGAGGGAGAATCTGAATACAAGGATGAACAACACGCCTGA